In Lentilitoribacter sp. Alg239-R112, the following proteins share a genomic window:
- a CDS encoding acetate--CoA ligase family protein, whose translation MSSINLKKALRPRSVVLIGASEKDGSLGKAVAKNLLKGGFDGSVWFVNPKYENLYETRCYARVEELPEIPDLAIIVTPPATVHSLVDSLGRIGCGAATIVTAGVPDKLEIAGLAKKHDVRLIGPNCLGLMTPRIGLDASFSHLMPKKGDIAFISQSGAILTSVIDWARPKDIGFSHLVSLGDAVDVSIADMLEYLGDDPETGAILIYMEAIKSSADFMKAASHAANKKPVIVIKVGLTEQSAKAVMSHTGALAGRDEVYDAAFRKCGLVRVDTLEDLFDVGELLSNHPKGKCNRPAIITNGGGLGIIAADRVLQSGMELAPPSGDLISNLDNVLPKNWSGSNPIDIIGDADSDRYRAAFRAALSDETYDSIVILNCPTSASSNVQIAKDIATDIAAHDNKKMVVTCWVGDETAQSARGIFDDAGMSTFESPEDAITALHHLSQYHDLLGDLKQSAEVKSSIALDRQDYVAQIIHNANQENRSTLSEYEAKEIVAAYGIPVTQTLVAHDLTEVRKVAERVMLQSNIDACVIKIVSEEITHKSEVGGVVLDIKTPQEAVKQATRMLDRVKKLMPDATIQGFAVQPMIKREHARELILGIAQDATFGPIIMFGAGGTAVEVMNDKVIELPPVYTLDATKMISKTRIGKLLKSYRHVPAADEEAICKAITAISQLASDFPAIAELDINPLIADVNGIIALDARIGLKN comes from the coding sequence ATGTCTTCAATTAACTTAAAGAAAGCACTTCGCCCCCGTTCGGTTGTTCTTATCGGTGCGAGCGAAAAAGACGGGTCTTTAGGTAAGGCTGTAGCGAAAAATCTTCTTAAAGGTGGGTTTGATGGCTCGGTTTGGTTTGTGAACCCAAAGTATGAAAATCTTTATGAAACGCGATGCTATGCGAGGGTGGAAGAGCTGCCAGAAATACCTGATCTGGCGATCATTGTAACGCCGCCAGCGACTGTGCATTCTCTTGTTGATAGTTTGGGTCGAATTGGTTGCGGGGCTGCAACGATCGTTACCGCTGGTGTGCCGGATAAATTGGAAATTGCAGGTTTAGCCAAAAAACATGACGTGAGATTAATCGGGCCAAATTGCCTGGGGCTTATGACCCCTCGAATTGGCCTAGATGCTAGTTTTTCTCATCTGATGCCGAAGAAAGGTGACATTGCATTTATCTCCCAATCGGGGGCGATTTTGACATCGGTTATTGATTGGGCGCGGCCTAAGGATATCGGCTTTTCACACCTTGTATCACTTGGGGATGCAGTCGATGTTTCTATCGCTGACATGCTCGAATATTTGGGTGATGATCCAGAAACAGGTGCAATATTAATATATATGGAAGCGATCAAAAGTTCAGCTGATTTTATGAAAGCAGCTAGTCATGCAGCAAACAAAAAACCCGTTATAGTAATTAAGGTCGGATTGACCGAACAATCTGCTAAAGCCGTCATGTCACATACCGGTGCATTGGCCGGGCGTGATGAAGTTTACGATGCCGCATTTCGAAAATGTGGGTTGGTGCGTGTGGATACATTGGAGGATTTGTTTGATGTTGGTGAACTGCTTTCTAATCACCCAAAAGGAAAATGCAACAGGCCGGCAATCATTACCAATGGTGGTGGCCTTGGTATTATTGCCGCTGATCGGGTCTTGCAGTCGGGTATGGAGTTGGCACCGCCATCTGGTGATCTCATCAGCAATTTAGATAATGTGCTTCCAAAAAATTGGTCAGGTTCAAACCCCATTGATATTATAGGAGATGCAGATTCTGACAGATATCGGGCTGCATTTAGAGCTGCATTGTCGGATGAGACATATGATTCAATTGTTATTCTCAATTGCCCTACGTCCGCTTCTTCAAATGTACAAATAGCGAAAGATATTGCGACGGATATAGCTGCCCATGATAATAAGAAAATGGTTGTCACATGTTGGGTGGGAGATGAGACCGCTCAATCAGCGCGTGGTATTTTTGATGATGCGGGAATGTCGACCTTTGAATCGCCGGAAGATGCAATAACTGCACTGCATCATCTATCTCAATATCACGATCTTTTAGGAGATTTGAAACAATCAGCAGAAGTAAAGTCATCAATCGCACTTGATAGGCAGGATTACGTCGCCCAAATCATTCATAACGCAAATCAAGAAAATCGAAGCACGCTGTCGGAGTACGAGGCAAAAGAGATTGTTGCAGCCTATGGTATTCCGGTCACTCAAACACTTGTAGCTCATGATCTGACAGAAGTTCGCAAAGTTGCGGAAAGAGTGATGCTTCAATCGAATATTGATGCATGTGTTATAAAAATAGTCTCAGAAGAGATTACGCACAAAAGCGAAGTCGGCGGTGTGGTGCTTGATATTAAAACGCCTCAAGAGGCAGTAAAGCAGGCCACCCGGATGCTTGATCGAGTTAAGAAGCTAATGCCCGATGCAACTATTCAAGGTTTTGCTGTTCAACCAATGATAAAGCGTGAGCATGCGAGAGAATTAATTTTGGGTATTGCGCAGGATGCAACATTTGGGCCGATCATCATGTTCGGCGCGGGAGGAACTGCGGTAGAAGTGATGAATGACAAAGTGATCGAGCTTCCTCCTGTTTATACATTGGATGCAACAAAAATGATTTCGAAAACACGTATTGGTAAACTGCTTAAAAGTTATCGACATGTGCCTGCCGCTGATGAGGAGGCCATTTGCAAAGCAATTACCGCAATATCCCAACTTGCTTCAGATTTTCCAGCCATCGCGGAACTTGATATCAATCCGCTTATTGCTGATGTAAATGGGATCATAGCGCTGGATGCCCGCATTGGTTTGAAGAATTGA
- a CDS encoding carboxymuconolactone decarboxylase family protein, giving the protein MKDYLQVADEYHSGYGKLSNDIPGPTAAFNDLVGKVITDGALSVKTKELIAFGIAITVRCDGCIAAHAKSIFKAGASREEVAEMIGVAILMGGGPSTVYGVEAMRAYDQLAKANED; this is encoded by the coding sequence ATGAAAGACTATTTACAAGTCGCCGACGAATATCACTCAGGTTATGGTAAACTAAGTAACGACATCCCAGGACCAACAGCGGCATTTAATGATCTCGTTGGCAAAGTCATAACCGATGGCGCTTTATCGGTTAAAACCAAAGAACTTATTGCGTTTGGAATAGCAATCACCGTTCGCTGTGATGGATGTATAGCAGCACATGCAAAAAGTATCTTCAAAGCTGGTGCCAGTCGCGAGGAAGTAGCTGAAATGATCGGCGTAGCTATTTTAATGGGCGGCGGTCCGTCCACAGTCTATGGTGTAGAAGCTATGCGAGCTTACGACCAACTAGCGAAGGCAAATGAAGATTAA